A part of Paenibacillus donghaensis genomic DNA contains:
- a CDS encoding glucose-1-phosphate adenylyltransferase yields the protein MSKKDCIAMLLAGGEGRRLAPLTSKMAKPAVPFGGQYRIIDFPLSNCVNSEIDTVGVLTQYEAESLHQHIGEGEPWGLHTTEDQGVTLLPSGIEGRESYSGTADAIYKNIEFINSRNPENVLILSGDHIYHMDYRKMLEHHVSKGAQATISVIEVPWNEASRFGVLSVDEDLKISEFAEKPQNPTSNLASMGIYMFRWDYLREHLLRDAAEENSSHDFGKDVIPNMLELNDALFAYRFDGYWRDVGTVDSLWEAHMDLLQADNGWQLDNVSWPMFSRARRPMLSVHKPRVQIPAVDSLVDDFSLLEGSLQRSVIFGGVEIGKQSQIKRSIIMPGVRVGRGVLIEHAIIGEGAVIKDGAVIKGSADNIIVVGPHETVAAKPVVRTQPTRMLKEVYEKTGRLRAESLPS from the coding sequence ATGAGTAAAAAAGATTGCATCGCCATGTTATTGGCAGGAGGGGAAGGACGGAGATTGGCTCCCCTCACTTCCAAAATGGCAAAACCTGCAGTCCCTTTCGGTGGACAGTATAGAATCATTGATTTCCCCCTCAGCAATTGTGTCAATTCGGAAATTGACACAGTAGGCGTATTAACACAATATGAAGCAGAATCCCTGCATCAGCATATTGGTGAAGGCGAGCCTTGGGGATTGCATACTACAGAGGATCAGGGCGTTACCTTGCTTCCATCCGGTATTGAAGGCAGAGAAAGCTACTCGGGAACAGCCGATGCTATTTATAAGAACATTGAATTTATCAACAGCCGTAATCCTGAGAATGTGCTGATCCTTTCGGGTGACCACATCTATCACATGGATTACCGCAAGATGCTGGAGCATCATGTAAGCAAAGGCGCTCAAGCAACTATCTCGGTGATCGAGGTTCCGTGGAATGAAGCCAGCCGATTTGGTGTGCTGAGTGTGGATGAGGATCTGAAAATATCCGAATTCGCCGAGAAACCGCAGAACCCTACCAGCAACCTGGCCTCCATGGGTATCTATATGTTCCGTTGGGACTATCTGAGAGAACATCTGCTGCGTGATGCGGCTGAAGAGAATTCCAGCCATGATTTCGGCAAGGACGTTATTCCGAACATGCTGGAGCTGAACGATGCCCTTTTTGCCTACCGTTTCGATGGGTACTGGAGAGATGTGGGTACAGTTGACAGCCTCTGGGAAGCCCATATGGACCTGCTTCAGGCTGACAATGGCTGGCAGCTGGACAATGTCAGCTGGCCAATGTTCAGCCGGGCGCGCCGGCCTATGCTGTCTGTTCACAAGCCACGTGTGCAGATTCCGGCAGTGGACTCCCTTGTAGATGATTTCTCTCTGCTGGAGGGAAGCCTGCAGCGTTCCGTAATCTTCGGAGGCGTGGAGATCGGCAAGCAGAGCCAGATTAAGCGAAGTATTATCATGCCGGGTGTACGTGTAGGACGCGGGGTGCTGATCGAACATGCGATTATTGGCGAAGGTGCGGTGATTAAGGACGGTGCGGTGATTAAAGGCAGTGCCGATAATATTATCGTAGTGGGACCCCATGAGACGGTTGCGGCTAAGCCGGTCGTACGTACCCAGCCTACCCGCATGCTGAAAGAGGTGTATGAGAAGACGGGCCGCCTGCGTGCTGAAAGCCTGCCTTCATAA
- a CDS encoding GNAT family N-acetyltransferase, protein MDDNQSTAGAASPIEGIQIIRADQEHAVDVLRLLKGAAQWMLSCGIKQWNPEQFTEQAIAGYFVDRQVYLAVDGTEAVGMFTLQFSDLQYWGDLNDESYAYLHRLAVDVTRRGQGLGEAMLQFAVRQARVLGCKALRFDTVAHNIKLNRYYQGLGFHYKGTRDMGAGRLVNLYEHFEQARGHAKVLLRYISPADFEQLKRWSPSAEYLKQWAGPSFRYPLDEEQLKHYIEGSNHSAESESLIYSAVHSATGQVIGHISLSAIDRENHSARISRVMVDPEFQGRGAGTAMVKEVLRISFDALRLHRISLGVFEYNTAALKIYEACGFRREGNKRESALFNGQYVDCIELSLLDREWRGDAT, encoded by the coding sequence ATGGATGATAACCAATCTACAGCAGGCGCCGCCTCTCCTATAGAAGGTATCCAGATTATCCGCGCCGACCAGGAGCATGCGGTTGATGTGCTCAGGCTGCTGAAAGGGGCGGCGCAGTGGATGTTGAGCTGCGGGATCAAGCAGTGGAACCCGGAACAGTTTACGGAACAGGCTATTGCCGGATATTTTGTGGACAGACAGGTGTATCTTGCTGTGGACGGCACAGAGGCTGTAGGTATGTTTACACTCCAGTTCAGTGATCTGCAGTACTGGGGAGATTTGAATGATGAGTCGTATGCCTATCTTCATAGACTCGCCGTTGATGTAACCCGGCGCGGGCAGGGGCTGGGGGAAGCCATGCTTCAGTTCGCTGTACGCCAGGCCAGAGTGCTGGGCTGCAAAGCCCTGCGCTTCGACACTGTAGCGCATAACATCAAGCTTAACCGTTACTACCAGGGCCTCGGCTTTCATTATAAGGGTACACGCGATATGGGAGCAGGCCGGCTTGTTAACCTGTACGAGCATTTCGAGCAAGCGCGAGGCCATGCCAAGGTGCTGCTACGATATATATCGCCAGCTGATTTCGAGCAGTTGAAGCGCTGGAGCCCCTCGGCCGAGTATCTGAAGCAGTGGGCCGGTCCGTCCTTCCGCTACCCTCTGGATGAGGAACAGCTGAAGCATTACATCGAAGGAAGCAACCATTCGGCTGAATCGGAATCCCTGATCTACAGTGCGGTCCACTCCGCCACCGGCCAGGTAATCGGGCATATCAGCCTGTCGGCTATTGACCGGGAGAACCACTCAGCACGAATCAGCAGGGTGATGGTAGATCCTGAATTTCAGGGGCGCGGCGCAGGCACGGCGATGGTGAAGGAAGTGCTGCGGATCAGCTTCGACGCGCTCAGGCTGCACCGGATATCACTGGGCGTGTTTGAGTATAATACCGCTGCCCTGAAGATTTATGAGGCGTGCGGCTTCCGCCGCGAAGGCAACAAACGTGAGTCCGCTCTGTTTAACGGACAATATGTAGATTGTATTGAGCTTAGTCTGCTGGATAGGGAATGGCGGGGCGACGCCACCTGA
- a CDS encoding sensor histidine kinase, whose protein sequence is MIKKGMRRQIVLHYILVVFMALLLVEVIFLLAIRTYYYDSVYQKINSYITAADEYYQTYLVPGGAESSSQMQGLLKHFKMDLTELEILSLKGDVITSTTGFQPDRTITTSDVPEALGGDFGRWVGRQAGTNESVMAVSKVLTIHGRDTYVLRYMTSVERINSDLFNITLVSAAIGAAVMAIVVLFSFGLANSIVKPLNNITAVSAQMAKGRFNMRIKGDYKYEIGDLASTLNYMAQEIVRSNQIKDDFISSISHELRTPLTSIKGWSETLVSGGYDPEETKLGMSIISKESDRLIGLVEEILDFSKLQQNEMKLNIGVVNVKVLLQETILNVWAKAEKKRIRLLLECDEQLHVKGDANRLKQVFLNLVDNAIKFSHEDSSIVLSALPHNSHEAAIAVRDSGIGISESHLERVRDRFFQVDALNGGTGLGLAISQQLVELHNGKLMLDSELGSGTQVTVILPVTDRLPDAEPAPELQPDPDAEI, encoded by the coding sequence ATGATTAAGAAGGGGATGCGCAGACAAATTGTACTGCACTACATTCTTGTAGTCTTTATGGCGCTTCTCCTGGTAGAAGTCATTTTTCTGCTGGCCATCCGAACGTATTATTATGACAGTGTGTACCAGAAGATCAACTCGTACATTACGGCGGCGGATGAATACTATCAGACCTATCTGGTCCCCGGCGGTGCGGAGTCGTCCTCTCAGATGCAGGGACTGCTGAAGCATTTCAAAATGGACCTCACTGAGTTAGAGATTCTATCGCTCAAAGGGGATGTGATTACCAGTACGACCGGATTCCAGCCGGACCGTACAATCACGACCAGCGATGTCCCGGAAGCGCTGGGCGGCGACTTTGGCCGCTGGGTAGGACGGCAGGCGGGCACCAACGAAAGTGTGATGGCCGTCTCCAAGGTTCTCACCATTCATGGGCGTGACACCTATGTGCTGCGTTATATGACTTCCGTTGAACGCATAAACAGCGATCTGTTTAATATTACACTCGTATCCGCCGCTATTGGGGCAGCGGTAATGGCGATTGTCGTGTTATTCAGCTTCGGACTGGCGAATTCTATTGTCAAGCCGCTCAATAACATTACGGCAGTCTCTGCGCAGATGGCTAAAGGGCGCTTTAATATGCGCATCAAAGGCGACTATAAGTATGAGATTGGTGACCTGGCTTCCACGCTCAATTACATGGCACAGGAAATTGTCCGCAGCAACCAGATTAAGGATGACTTCATCTCCTCGATCTCCCATGAGCTGCGTACTCCGCTGACCAGCATCAAGGGCTGGAGCGAGACCTTGGTCTCGGGCGGTTATGATCCCGAGGAGACGAAGCTTGGCATGAGCATCATCTCCAAGGAAAGCGATCGTTTGATTGGTCTGGTAGAGGAGATTCTTGATTTCTCCAAGCTGCAGCAGAATGAGATGAAGCTGAATATTGGCGTTGTGAACGTTAAGGTGCTGCTGCAGGAGACGATTCTTAATGTGTGGGCGAAGGCGGAGAAGAAGCGCATCCGGCTGCTGCTGGAATGCGATGAGCAGCTGCATGTCAAAGGGGATGCCAACCGGCTGAAGCAGGTCTTCCTTAACCTGGTGGATAATGCGATCAAATTCTCGCATGAGGATTCCAGCATTGTCTTGTCCGCCCTGCCGCACAACAGCCACGAGGCTGCAATTGCGGTAAGGGACAGCGGAATTGGAATCAGCGAGAGCCATCTGGAGAGAGTACGGGACCGTTTCTTCCAGGTAGATGCATTAAACGGAGGCACCGGCCTCGGCCTGGCCATCTCCCAGCAGCTTGTGGAGCTGCATAACGGCAAGCTGATGCTGGACAGCGAGTTGGGCAGCGGCACCCAGGTAACGGTGATCTTGCCCGTCACCGACCGGCTTCCGGATGCAGAGCCTGCGCCCGAGCTGCAGCCCGATCCAGATGCAGAAATATAG
- a CDS encoding response regulator transcription factor has protein sequence MSKVLILEDEESIRSFIVINLKRNGFEVVEAAEGNEALHKLTTIPDIDIALLDVMVPGIDGFEVCRRIRETNERLGIIFLTAKVQEQDKVYALSVGADDHVSKPFSPTELIARIQSLLRRVNVHREQSAKVSFHSGPFTLDLIAKQFKRNGDAIELTPTEFSLIQFFLEKENTPLSRDLLLDHVWGKEYMGDPKIVDVNIRRLRQKIENNPSEPEYLQTVWGHGYKWKGQGQ, from the coding sequence ATGAGTAAAGTTCTGATCCTGGAGGATGAGGAATCCATCCGCAGTTTTATCGTAATCAACCTGAAACGAAACGGGTTTGAGGTAGTAGAGGCGGCGGAAGGCAATGAAGCGCTGCACAAGCTGACCACCATTCCGGATATTGATATTGCCCTGCTTGACGTAATGGTGCCTGGCATTGACGGGTTTGAGGTCTGCAGACGTATCCGGGAAACCAATGAACGGCTGGGGATTATTTTCCTGACCGCCAAAGTACAGGAGCAGGATAAGGTATATGCCTTATCAGTCGGGGCAGATGATCACGTCAGCAAGCCGTTCAGCCCAACCGAGCTGATCGCCCGTATTCAGTCGCTGCTGCGCCGGGTCAATGTTCACCGTGAGCAGTCAGCCAAGGTCTCCTTTCATTCAGGCCCCTTTACGCTGGACCTGATCGCCAAGCAATTCAAGCGTAACGGCGATGCGATTGAGCTGACGCCTACTGAATTCTCGCTGATCCAGTTCTTCCTGGAGAAGGAGAACACCCCGCTTAGCCGTGATCTGCTGCTTGATCATGTCTGGGGCAAGGAGTATATGGGTGATCCCAAGATTGTGGATGTGAACATCCGGCGCCTGCGCCAGAAGATCGAAAATAATCCGTCAGAGCCTGAATATCTGCAGACCGTATGGGGGCACGGCTATAAATGGAAAGGCCAAGGCCAATGA
- a CDS encoding phosphonate ABC transporter ATP-binding protein, with product MITVEHLAKAVGEDKIPVLRDVGFQLEAGELVGLLGGSGSGKSTLLRCLALREKWDRGNFRVDGTDIHGNFLGGKRKIRREWAYLEQNAELNPNRTALKNVLIGQSSQTPLWRMITGMVRSDDYMGAMDELDALGLLDKAKLKTSQLSGGERQRVAIARALVHGAKVILADEPVTGLDPKSAEKVMETLRKLCKETGLIIVTVLPIELAERYATRLWVLEDGRIKHDVKGRRLTSQERANLY from the coding sequence ATGATTACAGTTGAACATTTAGCCAAAGCCGTTGGCGAGGATAAAATCCCGGTGCTGCGTGACGTGGGCTTTCAATTGGAAGCAGGCGAGCTGGTCGGTCTGCTAGGAGGCAGCGGCAGCGGCAAGTCGACCTTACTGCGCTGTCTGGCGCTGCGGGAGAAGTGGGACAGAGGTAATTTCAGAGTGGATGGCACCGATATCCACGGCAATTTCCTGGGAGGCAAGCGTAAGATCCGCCGTGAGTGGGCGTATCTGGAGCAGAATGCGGAGCTGAATCCCAACCGTACTGCACTTAAGAATGTACTGATCGGCCAGTCCTCGCAGACCCCGCTCTGGCGGATGATTACAGGAATGGTGCGCTCGGATGATTATATGGGCGCAATGGACGAGCTGGATGCGCTCGGACTGCTGGACAAGGCCAAGCTGAAGACAAGCCAGCTGAGCGGCGGCGAACGCCAGCGTGTGGCGATTGCCCGGGCATTGGTCCATGGCGCCAAGGTGATCCTGGCCGATGAGCCGGTGACGGGTCTGGACCCGAAGTCAGCGGAGAAGGTGATGGAGACCCTGCGCAAGTTATGCAAGGAAACGGGGCTTATCATAGTGACCGTACTGCCGATTGAGCTGGCAGAGCGGTATGCCACCCGGCTCTGGGTGCTTGAAGACGGCAGAATCAAACATGATGTTAAAGGGCGCAGACTCACGTCCCAGGAGCGTGCGAACCTGTATTAA
- a CDS encoding ArsR/SmtB family transcription factor, producing the protein MDYELKIDVSPVYELLDSFMLYVTRKWIINLDMGPDWVQEVESRIPPHVVASLMQAAQWPLDDYDVLYALAYTRGPAAKVLQFLEVMEAVSLEECMHSVTPFIPGFTMEDCTRIKLGYIPLLRLWHEHYFRRVEHKILPLLIEDASEKKMLESKMAPMALIEYASGGVVIEDIPDLRTIVLLPTYHNRPINTYCFYKTLMIVQYPVDVPMEDEAEPPTVLLRMTKALSDPTRLRLLRYVAREPKTLWEMQSDLGQSSEMLMHHLLMLRVAGLLRIHLRGDSDERFSIRPDGASELQMFLESYIRL; encoded by the coding sequence ATGGACTATGAATTAAAAATCGATGTCTCGCCGGTTTACGAGCTGCTGGACAGTTTTATGTTATATGTGACAAGAAAATGGATCATCAATCTCGATATGGGACCCGATTGGGTTCAGGAGGTCGAGAGCCGGATTCCGCCCCATGTGGTGGCTTCGCTGATGCAGGCTGCCCAGTGGCCCCTAGATGATTACGATGTGCTGTATGCGCTGGCTTACACCCGGGGTCCTGCTGCCAAGGTGCTGCAGTTCCTGGAGGTGATGGAAGCTGTCTCGCTGGAGGAATGCATGCATTCCGTTACGCCGTTTATTCCTGGCTTCACGATGGAGGACTGCACCCGCATCAAGCTGGGGTATATCCCGCTGCTGCGTCTGTGGCATGAACATTACTTCCGCCGGGTGGAGCACAAGATTTTGCCCCTGCTGATTGAAGATGCTTCCGAGAAAAAGATGCTCGAAAGCAAAATGGCGCCGATGGCGCTGATCGAATATGCCTCCGGCGGCGTGGTCATTGAGGACATCCCCGATCTGCGGACGATTGTGCTGCTGCCTACATACCATAACCGCCCCATTAACACTTACTGCTTCTACAAGACATTAATGATTGTGCAGTATCCGGTGGATGTCCCGATGGAAGATGAGGCTGAGCCGCCTACGGTCCTGCTGCGGATGACCAAAGCCCTCTCCGACCCTACCCGGCTGAGGCTGCTCCGTTATGTGGCACGCGAGCCCAAGACGCTGTGGGAGATGCAGTCGGATCTGGGCCAGTCCAGCGAGATGCTGATGCACCATTTGCTAATGCTGCGGGTGGCCGGACTGCTGCGGATTCATCTGCGCGGAGACAGCGACGAGCGGTTCAGTATCCGCCCGGACGGGGCTTCCGAGCTTCAGATGTTCCTGGAGTCCTATATTCGTTTATAA
- a CDS encoding HAD family hydrolase produces the protein MKFITQQVIFDLDDTLVHCNKYFDLILGQYFEFMSDWFSVEGPTTQELRNKQVEIDVETVSTSGLASDNFPKSLIATYRFFCAKYGRKPDPYHEQQLMKLGMSVYDQEIEAYPGMVETLDSLKQDGHHLYLYTGGDDTIQQRKIQQMKLDAYFDDRIYIRQHKNVEALENILSSHQFDRKVTWMIGNSLRTDVLPALTAGINSIYLKQQNEWLYNLIELQREMQQSVLTISSINEVPPVIRSAARLTHHG, from the coding sequence ATGAAATTTATTACACAACAAGTCATTTTTGATCTGGATGATACCCTTGTCCACTGCAACAAATATTTCGATCTCATTCTGGGGCAATATTTCGAATTCATGAGCGACTGGTTCAGCGTCGAAGGCCCTACCACACAGGAGCTGCGCAACAAGCAGGTTGAGATCGACGTGGAGACGGTCAGCACCAGCGGTCTGGCCAGTGACAATTTCCCCAAATCACTGATTGCAACCTACCGCTTCTTCTGCGCCAAATACGGACGCAAGCCAGACCCGTATCATGAGCAGCAGCTGATGAAGCTTGGAATGAGTGTCTACGACCAGGAGATCGAAGCTTATCCCGGCATGGTCGAAACGCTGGATTCCCTGAAACAGGACGGCCACCATCTGTATTTGTATACCGGCGGCGACGATACAATTCAGCAGCGCAAGATCCAGCAGATGAAGCTGGACGCCTATTTCGACGACCGGATCTATATCCGCCAGCACAAGAATGTAGAGGCACTGGAGAACATCCTGAGCAGCCATCAGTTCGACCGCAAGGTTACCTGGATGATTGGCAACTCCCTGCGGACAGATGTGCTGCCAGCCCTCACCGCCGGAATCAACAGCATCTATCTGAAGCAGCAGAATGAATGGCTCTACAACCTGATTGAGCTGCAGCGTGAAATGCAGCAGTCAGTACTGACCATCTCCTCCATTAATGAGGTGCCTCCGGTTATCCGTTCTGCTGCCCGGCTCACCCATCACGGCTGA
- a CDS encoding DsbA family protein, which yields MNNRNGRKQAPSYTIPMLLAVAGVILLAAALYLITGNNNDLEDLPNYTDVKGTIVVDGLKYEKQPHLGSPDAKIKVIEFADFKCPACRKWTDKYLDSFIKDYVDTGKVEFFFMNFAFLDRDSYLAASAGEAIYQQSNEKFWEYLHKLYANQGDESEIWATQKFILKFVKSNMDGIDYQRFKQDLENQTYMLDVKEDFKIAGSYGVNGTPKFMVDGVLLKDSKYETLTAAIESQLAKAGK from the coding sequence ATGAATAATAGAAACGGGCGCAAGCAGGCCCCCAGCTACACCATCCCAATGCTGTTGGCTGTAGCCGGAGTAATCCTGCTGGCCGCAGCCCTTTATCTAATTACAGGGAACAACAATGACCTGGAGGATCTGCCGAATTATACGGATGTCAAAGGCACGATCGTAGTCGATGGACTGAAATACGAGAAGCAGCCACATCTGGGCAGTCCTGATGCCAAGATCAAGGTCATCGAATTCGCCGATTTCAAATGTCCTGCCTGCAGGAAATGGACGGACAAATATCTCGACAGCTTCATTAAGGATTATGTAGACACGGGTAAGGTAGAATTTTTCTTCATGAACTTTGCATTTCTGGACCGGGATTCCTATCTGGCAGCCAGTGCCGGTGAGGCTATTTATCAGCAGAGCAACGAGAAGTTCTGGGAGTACTTGCACAAGCTGTATGCCAATCAGGGCGATGAGAGCGAGATCTGGGCTACCCAGAAATTCATCCTGAAGTTCGTGAAATCCAATATGGATGGCATCGATTACCAGCGCTTCAAGCAGGATCTGGAGAACCAGACTTATATGCTGGACGTGAAAGAAGATTTCAAGATCGCCGGCTCCTATGGCGTCAATGGCACTCCCAAGTTTATGGTAGACGGAGTACTGCTGAAGGACTCCAAATACGAGACCTTAACGGCTGCGATTGAGTCACAGCTGGCCAAGGCCGGGAAGTAG
- a CDS encoding type IA DNA topoisomerase: MKILIIAEKPDMGRNIAAAIEPKAKNHRSYLEGEQYIITWAIGHLIGLAEPEAYDAKYKKWNINDLPIIPEQFKLVPNARTLDQLKVIGELAKRCDQLVNSCDAGREGQHIFSLIQRHLKLAQPVKRLWISDLTPETIRKGFQELKDGAEYENLTKAAKARSEADWLIGMNGSRAFTTKHNVLLSVGRVQTPVLALIYDRQKTIESFSSLKFFEVEGHFTQGEVAYKGMWQGDKLTDGARAEALAAKVKGKPGVIASYEVKETKEYPNKLYDLTLLQREANGKYAFSAKKTLDLAQALYEKHKVISYPRTNSNYVTEQNIPEMHKTLSALQGTSYDEWVKGANRSLVHKGNKFICNPSKVEDHHAILPTNRKASGLSADEAKLYDLIVRRFLSQFYPAAEYKVHTVITEVEQEKFKTTVKELLSLGWKVIYADQKKDKAKPAKGKGKDDEEEEEVEVNEPFSIQASEAVVCNDAVVKEKDTQPPKHYTEGTLLKAMESAGKQIEDEELRDAMKDSGLGTPATRAATIERLKNVGYVEMQGKKIALTQKGRMVIELIRGAGIELLTSPEMTGQWERRLNQISRGSASDDQFMENVKKFASMIVDKVRVQSRAAKTAFEGETPSTKAGAKGRGSSGAASGAAAKPAARKRAEPGAQAAKAPARTVGSAEATDSGPKIIGACPSPGCGGMIFMGRKGYGCSHYKEGCKFVIWKETHGRSLTDSQVKALLEKGKTGKLKLAAADGSPIEGKLVLGNASTGQLNVE; encoded by the coding sequence TTGAAGATACTTATTATTGCGGAGAAACCGGACATGGGGCGCAATATCGCAGCCGCAATAGAACCGAAGGCCAAGAACCACCGTTCCTACCTGGAAGGGGAACAGTATATTATCACCTGGGCCATCGGCCACCTGATCGGTCTGGCGGAGCCGGAAGCCTATGATGCCAAATATAAGAAATGGAATATCAATGATCTGCCGATTATCCCCGAGCAATTCAAGCTGGTGCCCAATGCGCGGACTCTCGATCAGCTGAAGGTGATAGGAGAGCTGGCCAAACGTTGTGATCAGCTGGTCAACTCCTGTGATGCGGGGCGGGAAGGACAGCATATTTTCTCGCTGATCCAGCGTCATCTGAAGCTTGCGCAGCCTGTGAAGCGGCTGTGGATTTCCGATCTGACCCCGGAGACGATCCGCAAGGGGTTTCAGGAGCTGAAGGACGGGGCGGAATATGAGAACCTGACCAAAGCGGCCAAAGCGCGCAGCGAAGCCGACTGGCTGATTGGAATGAACGGTTCCAGAGCTTTTACAACCAAACATAATGTGCTGCTGTCGGTGGGCAGAGTTCAGACGCCGGTGCTTGCATTGATTTATGACCGTCAGAAGACGATAGAGAGCTTCTCATCGCTGAAGTTTTTTGAGGTAGAGGGACATTTCACGCAAGGGGAAGTAGCCTATAAAGGCATGTGGCAGGGAGACAAGCTGACCGATGGGGCCAGAGCAGAAGCACTTGCCGCCAAGGTGAAGGGCAAACCGGGTGTGATCGCATCCTACGAGGTCAAGGAGACCAAGGAATATCCGAACAAGCTGTATGATCTAACGCTGCTGCAGCGGGAGGCGAACGGCAAATATGCTTTTTCAGCTAAAAAAACACTCGATTTGGCCCAGGCGCTCTATGAAAAACATAAGGTGATCTCCTATCCCCGGACCAACTCGAATTATGTGACGGAGCAGAACATTCCGGAGATGCACAAAACCTTATCCGCGCTGCAGGGTACCTCCTATGACGAATGGGTGAAAGGGGCAAACCGCAGTCTGGTGCATAAAGGCAACAAGTTTATCTGCAATCCGTCCAAGGTTGAGGATCACCATGCCATTCTGCCAACCAACCGCAAGGCCTCGGGCCTTAGCGCAGATGAAGCCAAGCTGTATGATCTGATCGTGCGCCGCTTTCTGTCCCAGTTCTATCCTGCAGCCGAATATAAGGTCCATACGGTCATTACTGAAGTGGAGCAGGAGAAGTTCAAGACGACGGTGAAGGAGCTGCTTAGCCTGGGCTGGAAGGTGATCTATGCCGACCAGAAGAAGGACAAGGCCAAGCCGGCCAAGGGCAAAGGCAAGGATGATGAAGAAGAGGAAGAGGTGGAGGTGAACGAGCCTTTTTCGATTCAAGCTTCGGAAGCGGTGGTCTGCAATGATGCGGTGGTTAAAGAGAAGGATACCCAGCCGCCCAAGCATTATACGGAGGGAACGCTGCTCAAAGCGATGGAGAGCGCAGGCAAGCAGATTGAGGATGAAGAGCTGCGGGACGCGATGAAGGATTCGGGTCTGGGCACTCCGGCCACCCGTGCGGCAACCATTGAACGGCTGAAGAATGTCGGATACGTCGAAATGCAGGGTAAAAAAATCGCCCTGACCCAAAAGGGCCGGATGGTCATTGAGCTGATCCGCGGAGCGGGGATCGAGCTGCTGACCTCGCCGGAGATGACCGGCCAGTGGGAGCGGCGGCTTAATCAAATCTCCAGAGGCTCTGCCTCCGATGACCAATTCATGGAGAACGTGAAGAAGTTCGCCTCCATGATCGTAGACAAAGTGCGGGTGCAGTCCCGCGCCGCGAAGACAGCCTTTGAAGGGGAGACGCCTTCTACGAAGGCGGGAGCGAAGGGACGCGGCAGCAGCGGAGCAGCCAGTGGGGCGGCGGCCAAGCCGGCCGCAAGGAAACGAGCGGAGCCTGGGGCACAAGCCGCCAAGGCGCCGGCCCGTACAGTCGGCTCTGCGGAAGCGACGGACAGCGGCCCGAAGATTATCGGGGCCTGTCCCAGCCCGGGCTGCGGTGGGATGATCTTCATGGGCCGCAAAGGCTACGGCTGCTCCCATTATAAGGAAGGCTGCAAGTTTGTGATCTGGAAAGAGACGCATGGGCGCAGCCTCACGGATTCTCAGGTCAAAGCGCTGCTGGAGAAAGGCAAAACCGGCAAGCTGAAGCTTGCGGCTGCAGACGGTTCTCCTATAGAAGGCAAGCTGGTGCTTGGCAATGCCAGCACGGGACAGCTGAACGTGGAGTGA